A portion of the Shimia isoporae genome contains these proteins:
- a CDS encoding DUF1513 domain-containing protein: MTSRRRFLAGAIAAGIIPARGWASVGNPKYLSAARRPNGGYVLVGLRGDGSIAFEVPLPARGHAAAGHPERAEAVAFARRPGTYAVVLDCNDGSVLAHLESPAGRHFYGHGVFSKDGNLLYTTENNFDGAAGVIGVWDTANGYRRIGEFSSGGVGPHEILRLPRKDLFAVANGGIHTHPSTGREKLNLQHMRPNLTYLDGEGRVVQRVQLEDAWHLNSVRHLAIGLSGQVAFAMQWQGEVWDSPPLVGLHRLGEEARFCAAPEAPHLAMKGYAGSVAYCGSGAWLAISSPRGGFVQRFNATSGVFLGAIGAADVCGISGAGMGMMATSGTGHVVGIQEEIAAHHKLAFDNHLVKI, from the coding sequence ATGACGTCTCGGCGGAGATTTTTGGCAGGCGCCATCGCCGCTGGGATCATACCTGCCCGTGGTTGGGCGTCTGTTGGCAATCCAAAATACCTAAGCGCTGCGCGGCGACCGAACGGTGGTTATGTGCTTGTCGGATTGCGGGGCGATGGCTCAATAGCCTTTGAGGTGCCCTTGCCTGCTCGGGGCCATGCGGCTGCAGGGCATCCAGAAAGAGCAGAGGCAGTCGCGTTTGCAAGGCGACCGGGAACCTATGCTGTGGTGCTGGACTGTAACGACGGGTCAGTTCTGGCGCATTTGGAATCGCCTGCGGGTCGGCACTTTTACGGCCACGGGGTGTTCTCGAAAGATGGCAACCTGCTTTACACAACCGAGAACAATTTTGATGGTGCCGCTGGTGTCATCGGTGTTTGGGACACTGCCAACGGGTATCGACGGATCGGTGAGTTTTCATCGGGTGGCGTTGGGCCGCACGAAATTCTGCGATTGCCGCGAAAGGACCTTTTCGCTGTCGCAAACGGCGGGATCCATACGCACCCGTCTACGGGTCGCGAAAAGCTGAACTTGCAGCACATGCGCCCGAACCTGACGTACCTTGATGGCGAAGGCCGCGTTGTGCAACGCGTGCAGTTGGAAGATGCCTGGCACCTGAACTCGGTACGCCATCTTGCAATAGGCCTGTCCGGACAGGTGGCTTTTGCCATGCAATGGCAGGGCGAGGTTTGGGACTCGCCACCGCTGGTTGGGTTGCATCGGCTAGGAGAAGAGGCGCGTTTCTGTGCCGCTCCCGAAGCGCCGCACCTTGCGATGAAAGGCTATGCCGGGAGCGTAGCGTATTGCGGCAGCGGTGCGTGGCTGGCCATTTCGAGCCCAAGGGGTGGATTTGTGCAGCGATTCAACGCGACATCAGGCGTGTTCCTTGGCGCGATTGGCGCTGCTGATGTCTGCGGTATCAGTGGCGCGGGTATGGGGATGATGGCTACTTCGGGGACCGGCCACGTGGTCGGTATACAGGAAGAAATTGCCGCGCATCACAAGCTTGCATTTGACAATCACCTCGTGAAGATTTGA
- a CDS encoding nitrate reductase — protein sequence MTQQPICTTCPYCGTGCGVLASIDGAVGLKVKGDPDHPANFGRLCSKGSALGETIIPDGRLHTPQINGQPASWDAALDMVADAFSTTIAKHGPDSVAFYVSGQLLTEDYYVANKLMKGYIGSANIDTNSRLCMASTVAGQKRAFGTDTVPGTYEDLELADLVVLTGSNLAWCHPVLYQRIVAAKAARPSMKVVVIDPRRTATCDLADMHLALKPGTDVALFNHLLNQINDLGAVDAQFVSAHVSGFADALDVASATDGSVTGLTDSELAAFAALWIGTEKTVTVFSQGINQSDHGADKVNAILNCHLATGRIGKPGCGPFSVTGQPNAMGGREVGGLANMLAAHLDIENATHRDAVQTFWSSPTMAKHQGLKAVDMFQAISEGKIKALWVMCTNPVVSLPDADAVKSAIAGCDFVAVSDLSATTDTAVLADVVLPATGWGEKDGTVTNSDRTISRQRALMSPTGQSRHDWEIISDVARRMGYEGFDYETPAQIFREHAQLSGVAANQGKDFDISGLAGISDADFEALQPTRWPVRANGAKSDRFFADGGFFTPTKRANMLPVLQPAPKEQPAALPYRLNTGRIRDQWHTMTRTALAPRLNQHYGEPFLELHPEDALALGLRPADLALVESLYGTTILRVLVTDRVAPGSVFAPIHWTGETSSAGRVSVLVPPSTDPTSGQPDSKAAPVAIKPYAAEWYGFAACETDFTPSTEYWAKARSTTGWRVELADKSAPDDWQEYARALFGINDAQISSVTDPARNIARVALHKSGKLIAALYAASTPVSVSRNFASELIGTDGHGALAGQAGANQPDPGATVCACFNVGVNTILSAIESDKLMSVDAIGQALSAGTNCGSCKPELAAILNSALSRAAAE from the coding sequence ATGACTCAACAACCCATCTGTACTACCTGCCCGTATTGCGGCACCGGTTGTGGTGTTCTTGCCTCAATTGACGGTGCAGTTGGGTTGAAGGTGAAAGGCGACCCTGACCATCCTGCAAACTTCGGCCGTCTCTGCTCAAAAGGCTCCGCCTTGGGAGAAACAATAATTCCAGACGGTCGGTTGCATACGCCTCAAATCAATGGACAACCTGCGAGTTGGGACGCCGCGCTTGATATGGTGGCAGACGCGTTCAGCACAACGATCGCCAAACATGGCCCCGACTCCGTTGCCTTTTATGTTTCTGGCCAACTTTTGACTGAAGACTACTATGTCGCGAACAAGCTGATGAAAGGCTACATCGGCTCGGCAAATATCGACACCAATTCAAGGCTTTGCATGGCGTCGACGGTCGCGGGCCAAAAGCGCGCATTCGGTACGGACACCGTCCCCGGCACGTACGAAGATCTGGAGTTGGCTGATCTTGTCGTTCTCACTGGCTCCAACCTCGCGTGGTGTCATCCCGTGCTCTACCAACGCATCGTAGCAGCCAAAGCCGCACGCCCCTCGATGAAGGTGGTCGTGATTGACCCCCGTCGCACAGCGACCTGCGATCTTGCAGATATGCACTTGGCGCTCAAACCGGGAACGGATGTGGCGCTGTTCAATCACCTGCTGAATCAGATTAATGACCTAGGCGCAGTTGACGCCCAGTTTGTCTCGGCTCACGTTTCGGGTTTCGCCGATGCGCTTGATGTTGCCAGCGCCACTGACGGTTCGGTCACGGGTTTGACCGACAGTGAACTCGCTGCATTTGCCGCGCTTTGGATAGGCACCGAAAAGACAGTCACTGTTTTCTCGCAGGGCATCAATCAATCCGACCATGGCGCGGACAAGGTCAATGCAATCCTGAATTGTCACCTCGCAACTGGCCGCATCGGTAAACCAGGCTGCGGACCGTTCTCAGTCACCGGACAACCCAACGCCATGGGCGGTCGCGAAGTCGGCGGGCTGGCAAATATGCTCGCGGCGCATCTCGATATCGAAAATGCCACGCACCGGGACGCAGTCCAGACTTTCTGGTCATCTCCTACGATGGCCAAACACCAAGGCCTCAAAGCCGTGGACATGTTTCAGGCTATTTCAGAGGGCAAAATCAAGGCCCTATGGGTTATGTGCACAAACCCGGTGGTGTCGCTGCCCGACGCAGACGCCGTCAAATCTGCGATAGCCGGATGCGATTTTGTGGCCGTATCTGATCTTTCCGCCACCACCGACACTGCCGTTTTGGCCGACGTCGTATTGCCCGCGACCGGTTGGGGCGAAAAAGACGGAACCGTTACCAACTCTGATCGCACAATAAGCCGCCAACGCGCCTTGATGTCTCCCACGGGCCAAAGCCGCCACGACTGGGAAATTATCTCGGATGTTGCCCGCCGCATGGGGTACGAAGGCTTTGACTACGAAACACCGGCCCAGATTTTTCGAGAACATGCGCAATTGTCCGGCGTAGCTGCAAACCAGGGCAAGGATTTCGACATTTCTGGCTTGGCTGGAATTTCGGATGCGGATTTTGAAGCTCTTCAACCGACGCGCTGGCCGGTGCGAGCGAACGGAGCGAAGAGCGATCGTTTCTTTGCGGACGGAGGCTTTTTTACGCCCACAAAGCGCGCAAACATGCTGCCCGTTTTGCAACCCGCACCAAAAGAACAACCCGCCGCTTTGCCGTATAGGCTGAATACGGGCCGTATCCGTGATCAGTGGCACACGATGACGCGAACCGCGCTGGCGCCGCGTCTGAACCAACACTACGGCGAACCGTTTCTGGAACTGCACCCAGAGGATGCACTTGCACTGGGCTTGCGCCCCGCAGACTTGGCGCTCGTCGAAAGCCTTTACGGCACCACAATACTTCGTGTGTTGGTCACGGATCGCGTCGCCCCCGGCTCCGTTTTCGCCCCGATCCACTGGACAGGTGAAACTTCGAGCGCGGGGCGGGTGTCTGTGCTGGTTCCCCCAAGTACCGACCCGACGTCTGGACAACCCGACAGCAAAGCCGCACCCGTAGCAATCAAACCATACGCTGCCGAATGGTATGGTTTCGCGGCCTGCGAGACGGACTTCACTCCATCCACCGAGTATTGGGCAAAAGCCAGATCCACTACCGGTTGGCGGGTCGAACTGGCAGACAAGTCCGCTCCTGACGATTGGCAAGAGTACGCACGCGCACTGTTTGGCATAAACGACGCGCAAATCAGCAGCGTCACAGATCCGGCCCGAAACATCGCCCGCGTCGCCCTGCATAAGAGCGGAAAGTTGATTGCGGCACTTTATGCGGCATCCACTCCGGTCAGCGTGTCACGGAATTTTGCGTCCGAGCTTATCGGGACCGATGGACATGGAGCTCTTGCCGGACAAGCTGGCGCCAATCAACCGGATCCTGGTGCCACGGTCTGCGCCTGTTTCAATGTTGGGGTGAACACCATCCTGAGCGCCATCGAAAGTGACAAACTGATGAGCGTTGATGCCATTGGTCAGGCGCTTTCGGCTGGCACGAATTGTGGGTCCTGCAAGCCTGAGTTGGCAGCGATATTGAATAGTGCTCTCAGCCGTGCAGCTGCGGAGTAA
- the nirB gene encoding nitrite reductase large subunit NirB translates to MTQKLIIIGAGMAAGRALEHLFDVAPDAYDVTLFNAEPRGTYNRIMLSPVLSGDKSFEEIVTHTAEWYEENGVTCRFGEKVVNIDRAAQTVTSDNGDVLDYDKLIIATGSNPFIIPLPGHDLDGVIAYRDLEDTNTMIALGDKPDAKAVVIGGGLLGLEAAAGLALRGVDVTVVHIMGHLMERQLDEAAGYLLRKALVDKGITVKCSANSKEILGENGKVKALLLDDGTELPCDLLVMAVGIRPSTALATEAGLATGRGIHVDDQMVTSDENILSLGECVEHKGDVFGLVAPIFDQAKVIAKTLAGEAAAFVNKEVATKLKVTGCDLFSAGDFADAEGREDIVFRDPARGVYKRLVIEENRIVGAVMYGDTADGNWFFGLIKDREDISEMRDTLIFGPAYQGGTDSDPMAAVAALPADAEICGCNGVCKGQIVEAIGNGATTLDDIKATTKASASCGTCTGLVEQVLAVTLGDDFVMPAAKSVCGCTDLTHEDVRRLIKAQELKSQPAVWQELGWSTPNGCHVCRPAINYYLLADWPLEYQDDAQSRFVNERNHANIQKDGTYSVVPRMWGGITTPDELRAIADAADKYAVPTVKVTGGQRIDLLGVKKEDLPAIWFDLNQAGLVSGHAYSKGLRTVKTCVGSDHCRFGTQDSTGLGVKLEKHLWGSWTPHKLKLGVSGCPRNCAEATCKDIGVVCVDSGYEVSVAGAAGMEVKETELLCKVATEEEAIEVISAMTQVYRENAKYLDRIWKWVDKVGLDWVKQQVVDDLENRKALAERFEVSQSVYRTDPWAEHAAEKAETYRPVANLTLEAAE, encoded by the coding sequence ATGACGCAAAAACTAATCATTATCGGGGCCGGGATGGCCGCGGGCCGCGCGCTCGAACATCTATTTGATGTTGCCCCAGACGCTTATGACGTCACCCTCTTCAACGCAGAGCCGCGCGGCACCTACAACCGGATCATGCTTTCTCCGGTGCTGTCGGGCGACAAATCCTTCGAAGAAATCGTCACGCACACGGCAGAATGGTACGAGGAAAACGGCGTCACCTGCCGATTTGGCGAGAAAGTCGTCAACATCGACCGCGCCGCCCAGACCGTGACCTCTGACAACGGCGACGTGCTGGACTATGACAAACTCATCATCGCCACCGGTTCCAATCCGTTTATCATTCCTCTGCCGGGCCATGATCTGGACGGTGTGATCGCCTACCGCGATCTGGAAGACACCAACACCATGATTGCCCTTGGCGACAAACCGGATGCCAAGGCAGTCGTCATCGGCGGGGGGCTCTTGGGCCTCGAAGCCGCCGCAGGCCTGGCGCTACGCGGCGTCGACGTAACGGTCGTGCACATCATGGGCCATCTCATGGAACGACAACTCGACGAAGCCGCCGGCTATCTGCTGCGCAAGGCACTTGTGGACAAGGGTATCACGGTTAAATGCTCCGCCAACTCCAAGGAAATCCTCGGCGAGAACGGTAAAGTCAAAGCGCTTCTACTGGACGATGGCACAGAATTGCCCTGCGACCTGCTGGTAATGGCCGTGGGTATCCGTCCCTCGACCGCGCTTGCGACCGAGGCTGGTCTCGCGACCGGTCGCGGCATCCATGTGGACGACCAGATGGTCACCTCTGACGAAAACATCCTTTCGCTTGGCGAATGCGTTGAACACAAAGGTGACGTTTTTGGTCTCGTCGCTCCGATCTTTGATCAGGCCAAAGTCATCGCCAAAACCCTCGCTGGCGAAGCGGCTGCCTTTGTTAACAAAGAAGTCGCCACCAAGCTCAAAGTCACCGGCTGCGATCTCTTCTCGGCAGGCGATTTTGCAGATGCCGAAGGCCGCGAAGACATCGTGTTCCGCGATCCGGCCCGCGGCGTCTACAAACGCCTCGTCATCGAAGAAAACCGCATCGTCGGCGCCGTAATGTATGGCGACACGGCAGACGGCAATTGGTTCTTCGGTCTGATCAAAGACCGCGAAGATATTTCAGAGATGCGTGACACTCTCATCTTTGGTCCTGCCTACCAAGGGGGAACCGACTCGGACCCTATGGCAGCCGTTGCAGCCTTACCGGCTGACGCAGAAATCTGCGGCTGCAACGGCGTATGTAAAGGTCAGATCGTGGAAGCCATCGGCAATGGCGCCACAACACTCGATGATATCAAGGCAACAACCAAGGCCTCCGCGTCCTGCGGCACCTGCACCGGCCTCGTTGAGCAGGTTCTCGCGGTCACACTCGGCGATGACTTTGTAATGCCAGCGGCCAAGTCTGTCTGTGGCTGCACCGACCTCACCCATGAGGACGTCCGGCGCCTCATCAAGGCGCAGGAACTCAAAAGCCAACCCGCCGTCTGGCAAGAGCTTGGCTGGTCCACACCGAATGGCTGTCATGTCTGCCGCCCCGCGATCAATTACTATCTTCTGGCCGATTGGCCGCTGGAGTATCAGGACGACGCGCAATCCCGTTTCGTGAACGAACGAAACCACGCCAACATCCAGAAAGATGGCACCTACTCTGTGGTGCCACGTATGTGGGGCGGGATCACTACGCCTGATGAATTGCGCGCCATTGCAGATGCCGCTGACAAATACGCCGTTCCGACCGTCAAGGTTACGGGCGGCCAACGCATAGACCTACTGGGTGTGAAAAAAGAGGACTTGCCTGCGATTTGGTTCGATCTCAATCAGGCCGGTCTGGTCTCGGGCCATGCCTACTCCAAAGGCCTGCGAACCGTCAAAACCTGCGTTGGATCTGATCACTGCCGCTTCGGCACGCAGGACTCAACGGGCTTGGGTGTCAAACTGGAAAAACACCTTTGGGGAAGTTGGACCCCGCACAAACTGAAGCTCGGCGTTTCCGGCTGCCCCCGTAATTGCGCCGAAGCCACTTGCAAGGACATTGGCGTGGTCTGCGTAGACTCTGGCTACGAAGTCTCCGTCGCTGGCGCAGCGGGCATGGAAGTGAAAGAAACCGAACTGCTCTGCAAAGTCGCGACAGAGGAAGAGGCCATCGAAGTAATCTCTGCCATGACGCAGGTTTACCGCGAGAACGCCAAGTACCTCGATCGCATTTGGAAATGGGTCGACAAGGTAGGCCTCGATTGGGTCAAACAACAGGTCGTTGATGATCTGGAGAACCGCAAAGCCCTTGCTGAACGTTTCGAGGTTTCCCAATCCGTCTACCGCACCGACCCTTGGGCCGAACACGCCGCAGAAAAGGCCGAAACTTATCGTCCGGTCGCCAATCTCACACTGGAGGCAGCAGAATGA
- the nirD gene encoding nitrite reductase small subunit NirD — protein MNWVDICSVTDIPLRGARIVKTAVGCVAVFRTDDNEVFATSDRCPHKGGPLSEGIVHGKKVTCPLHNWVFSLETGEAQGADEGQIATFATQVVNGRVMLDASELTTGVAAE, from the coding sequence ATGAACTGGGTCGATATTTGTTCCGTCACCGACATTCCTCTGCGCGGAGCGCGCATCGTGAAAACCGCTGTCGGTTGTGTCGCCGTCTTCCGCACGGACGACAATGAGGTCTTCGCCACCTCCGACCGTTGCCCTCACAAGGGGGGGCCGCTTTCCGAAGGCATCGTTCACGGCAAAAAGGTCACTTGTCCTTTGCACAACTGGGTTTTCTCGCTGGAAACCGGTGAGGCTCAGGGCGCAGACGAAGGGCAGATCGCAACCTTCGCAACGCAAGTCGTCAACGGACGGGTGATGCTGGATGCATCCGAGCTGACCACCGGAGTTGCCGCGGAATGA
- a CDS encoding imelysin family protein yields MARILALLGFLILGIAAQAEAQSIDIEERVEVAVSQHVVPGFARFASTAGALSKAAEHTCDPKSETLRNAFHTAFDDWVRISHLRFGPSEVENRAYGVAFWPDTRGKTPKALSGLITGESPAGLSAEDLMQQSIAVQGFYALEYLLFDEAFWDMGEASYRCSLIRNLAEGIAFRAEAIYADWTDVFAAEMLRPSATGTYRSSKEAAGELVKAVSTGLQFTDEARLARPLGTFDRPRPKRAEAWRSERSLRHVILSLEAVGDLATLLAGETSAAERIASEFDTALANANFDDPVFAGVSESIGRLKIENLQQYVYGLRETAVSELVAVLDVSIGFNALDGD; encoded by the coding sequence ATGGCCCGTATTTTGGCGCTGCTGGGTTTCTTGATCCTCGGGATCGCGGCGCAAGCGGAAGCGCAGTCCATAGATATTGAAGAACGTGTTGAGGTCGCGGTGTCGCAGCATGTCGTGCCAGGCTTTGCTCGGTTTGCCTCTACGGCAGGCGCATTGTCAAAAGCGGCTGAACACACATGTGATCCCAAAAGCGAGACCTTGCGAAATGCGTTTCACACGGCATTTGATGATTGGGTGCGGATCAGCCATTTGCGGTTTGGTCCTAGCGAGGTTGAGAACCGTGCTTATGGGGTGGCATTTTGGCCAGACACGCGGGGCAAGACGCCCAAAGCGCTCTCCGGATTAATCACGGGAGAATCTCCTGCGGGGCTATCGGCCGAAGACCTTATGCAACAAAGCATTGCAGTTCAGGGATTCTATGCGCTTGAATACCTTCTGTTTGATGAAGCTTTTTGGGATATGGGAGAAGCCTCCTATCGCTGTTCCCTCATTCGCAACCTTGCAGAGGGGATCGCCTTTCGTGCAGAGGCTATTTATGCGGATTGGACCGACGTCTTTGCTGCTGAAATGTTGAGACCGTCAGCCACTGGCACCTACAGATCGTCCAAAGAGGCGGCTGGTGAATTGGTGAAAGCCGTGTCGACAGGGTTGCAATTCACGGACGAGGCGCGGCTCGCGCGGCCATTGGGAACGTTTGATCGGCCGCGCCCGAAACGCGCAGAGGCATGGCGCTCGGAGCGCTCATTGCGTCATGTGATACTGTCTTTGGAGGCAGTAGGTGATTTGGCCACACTTTTGGCAGGAGAGACTTCGGCGGCAGAACGGATTGCATCCGAATTTGACACTGCGCTTGCCAATGCGAACTTTGACGATCCTGTATTTGCCGGTGTGTCGGAATCTATTGGCCGCTTGAAAATCGAAAACCTACAGCAATATGTGTATGGTTTAAGGGAAACAGCCGTGAGCGAATTGGTTGCCGTGTTGGATGTGAGTATTGGTTTTAATGCGTTGGACGGGGATTGA
- a CDS encoding globin family protein, whose translation MNDTQITLVQNSFEKVAPIAPQAAEIFYARLFEIAPEVQPLFKSDMAEQGAKLMTTLGAVVKGLSDLEKIVPVAQNLAVAHVGYGVTPDHYEPVGAALLHTLKTGLGDDFDAETEAAWTTAYTTLADVMKDAAYGGSSGQT comes from the coding sequence ATGAACGACACCCAGATCACATTGGTACAGAACAGCTTTGAAAAAGTGGCGCCAATCGCGCCTCAGGCGGCGGAAATCTTCTACGCCCGCCTCTTTGAAATCGCCCCCGAGGTTCAGCCGCTTTTCAAAAGCGACATGGCCGAGCAGGGCGCAAAGTTGATGACCACTCTGGGCGCCGTCGTCAAAGGGCTGAGCGATCTGGAAAAGATCGTGCCAGTTGCGCAAAACCTCGCTGTGGCCCACGTGGGCTACGGCGTTACACCTGACCATTATGAACCTGTGGGAGCAGCGCTGCTCCACACGCTCAAGACCGGGCTGGGCGACGATTTCGACGCTGAAACCGAAGCTGCCTGGACAACCGCATACACGACCCTCGCGGACGTGATGAAAGACGCCGCCTATGGCGGATCATCAGGACAGACATGA